In Salinarimonas sp., a genomic segment contains:
- the yihA gene encoding ribosome biogenesis GTP-binding protein YihA/YsxC — MSDTPDTSPAPELAEPDYAEPGRKIFAREAAFRTAADKSDSLPGMEGLEIAFAGRSNVGKSSLVNALTGRNTLARTSHTPGRTQQLIFFDVGGLFTLVDMPGYGYAAVSKQKVAAWTQLVRDYLRGRANLARVLVLVDARHGPKPNDAEIMDMLDKAAVSYQVVLTKADAPKKTELDAVIARTREQIARRPAAYPEIVVTSSRTAEGVADLRGAIARLLAERGVALPAPPSRPEA, encoded by the coding sequence ATGAGCGACACGCCAGACACCTCCCCCGCGCCCGAGCTCGCCGAGCCGGACTATGCCGAGCCCGGCCGCAAGATCTTCGCGCGCGAGGCGGCCTTCCGCACCGCGGCGGACAAGTCCGACTCCCTGCCGGGCATGGAGGGGCTGGAGATCGCCTTCGCCGGGCGCTCCAACGTCGGCAAGTCGAGCCTCGTCAACGCGCTCACCGGGCGCAACACGCTGGCGCGCACCTCGCATACGCCCGGGCGCACGCAGCAGCTGATCTTCTTCGACGTCGGCGGCCTGTTCACGCTGGTCGACATGCCGGGCTACGGCTACGCGGCCGTGTCGAAGCAGAAGGTCGCGGCCTGGACGCAGCTCGTGCGCGACTACCTGCGCGGGCGCGCCAACCTCGCCCGGGTGCTGGTGCTGGTCGACGCGCGCCACGGCCCGAAGCCGAACGATGCCGAGATCATGGACATGCTCGACAAGGCCGCCGTGTCCTACCAGGTGGTGCTCACCAAGGCGGACGCCCCGAAGAAGACCGAGCTCGACGCCGTGATCGCCCGCACGAGGGAGCAGATCGCGCGCCGCCCCGCGGCCTATCCCGAGATCGTCGTCACCTCCTCGCGCACGGCCGAGGGCGTCGCCGACCTGCGTGGGGCCATCGCGCGGCTCCTCGCCGAGCGCGGCGTGGCGCTGCCGGCGCCGCCGTCCCGGCCGGAGGCCTGA
- a CDS encoding DUF423 domain-containing protein, with protein MAERLLLALGALAGLLGVAFSAMATHLTGAGTLEVSASFLLFHAATLVGLAALVLGGHVGRKAALLAGYVLVAGLALFSGDLALRALAGRAMFANAAPTGGVLLMIGWIVLGVAAFLRR; from the coding sequence ATGGCCGAACGCCTGCTTCTCGCGCTGGGCGCGCTCGCCGGCCTCCTCGGCGTCGCCTTCTCGGCCATGGCGACGCACCTGACGGGCGCGGGCACGCTGGAGGTCTCGGCCTCGTTCCTGCTGTTCCACGCCGCGACGCTGGTCGGGCTCGCGGCGCTCGTCCTGGGCGGGCATGTCGGCCGGAAGGCGGCGCTGCTCGCGGGCTACGTCCTGGTGGCGGGGCTCGCCCTGTTCTCGGGCGACCTCGCCCTGCGGGCCCTCGCGGGCCGGGCGATGTTCGCCAACGCCGCGCCCACCGGCGGCGTTCTGCTGATGATCGGGTGGATCGTATTGGGGGTTGCGGCCTTCCTGCGGCGCTGA
- the argB gene encoding acetylglutamate kinase — protein MSQPEVDAAMTEPTPSALERAEILVQALPHMQRYDEEVVVIKYGGHAMGDQAAAEDFAEDIVLLEQSGLKPIVVHGGGPQIGSMLERLGIKSEFQAGLRVTDKATVEIVEMVLAGSINKQIVGWIAAEGGKAIGLCGKDGNMVHARKVTRTIVDPDSNIERVVDLGFVGEPDHVNRAVLDAVLKSELIPVLAPVAVGDEGHTYNVNADTFAGAIAGAMHAKRLLLLTDVPGVLDKNRQLIPEMTVEDCRRLIADGTITGGMIPKVETCIYAIEQGVEAVVILDGKVPHAVLLELFTDHGAGTLIRRTRG, from the coding sequence ATGTCACAGCCTGAGGTAGATGCCGCCATGACCGAGCCAACGCCCTCCGCCCTCGAGCGCGCCGAGATCCTCGTCCAGGCGCTGCCGCACATGCAGCGCTACGACGAGGAGGTCGTGGTGATCAAGTACGGCGGCCACGCCATGGGCGACCAGGCGGCGGCGGAGGATTTCGCCGAGGACATCGTGCTGCTCGAGCAGTCGGGCCTCAAGCCCATCGTCGTGCACGGCGGCGGGCCGCAGATCGGCTCCATGCTCGAGCGCCTCGGCATCAAGAGCGAGTTCCAGGCGGGCTTGCGTGTCACCGACAAGGCGACCGTCGAGATCGTCGAGATGGTGCTCGCCGGCTCCATCAACAAGCAGATCGTCGGCTGGATCGCGGCCGAGGGGGGCAAGGCCATCGGCCTGTGCGGCAAGGACGGCAACATGGTGCATGCCCGCAAGGTGACGCGCACCATCGTCGATCCGGATTCCAACATCGAGCGCGTGGTCGACCTCGGCTTCGTCGGCGAGCCCGATCACGTCAACCGCGCGGTTCTCGACGCCGTGCTGAAGTCGGAGCTGATCCCCGTCCTGGCGCCCGTCGCGGTGGGCGACGAGGGCCACACCTACAACGTCAACGCCGACACCTTCGCGGGCGCCATCGCCGGCGCCATGCACGCCAAGCGCCTGCTGCTGCTCACCGACGTGCCGGGCGTGCTCGACAAGAACAGGCAGCTCATCCCGGAGATGACGGTGGAGGACTGCCGCCGCCTCATCGCCGACGGCACGATCACCGGGGGCATGATCCCCAAGGTCGAGACCTGCATCTACGCCATCGAGCAGGGCGTCGAGGCGGTGGTGATCCTCGACGGCAAGGTGCCGCACGCGGTGCTGCTCGAGCTGTTCACCGACCACGGCGCGGGCACGCTGATCCGCCGGACGCGAGGATGA
- a CDS encoding pyrimidine 5'-nucleotidase yields MKHIASSSAPQAGHRHFVAPDARGFAHVETWIFDLDNTLYSHEAQVWPQIDDRITLFVANLFGIDGISARALQKHYYHKYGTTLRALMTEHDIDPYAFMDFVHDIDHRHIELNEALGAAIERLPGRRLILTNGSRRHAEAVAAKIGILDHFEDVFDLADANFTPKPNREAYDIFLARFSVDPAKAAMFEDIAKNLRAPHELGMTTTLVVPKTVDPFRDAFEQEAVEEPHINYITDDLAAFLADEVGARGG; encoded by the coding sequence ATGAAACACATCGCCTCCTCCTCCGCGCCGCAGGCCGGCCATCGCCATTTCGTCGCCCCGGACGCGCGCGGCTTCGCTCACGTCGAGACGTGGATCTTCGATCTCGACAACACGCTCTATTCGCACGAGGCGCAGGTCTGGCCGCAGATCGACGACCGCATCACGCTGTTCGTGGCGAACCTGTTCGGCATCGACGGGATCTCGGCGCGGGCGCTGCAGAAGCACTACTACCACAAGTACGGGACGACCCTGCGCGCGCTCATGACCGAGCACGACATCGACCCCTACGCCTTCATGGACTTCGTCCACGACATCGACCACCGCCACATCGAGCTGAACGAGGCGCTCGGCGCGGCGATCGAGCGGCTGCCGGGTCGCCGGCTCATCCTCACCAACGGCTCGCGCAGGCACGCGGAGGCGGTGGCGGCGAAGATCGGCATCCTCGACCATTTCGAGGACGTGTTCGACCTCGCCGACGCGAACTTCACGCCCAAGCCCAACCGCGAGGCCTACGACATCTTCCTCGCGCGCTTCTCGGTCGATCCGGCCAAGGCGGCGATGTTCGAGGACATCGCCAAGAACCTGCGCGCGCCCCACGAGCTCGGCATGACGACGACCCTCGTCGTGCCGAAGACCGTCGACCCGTTTCGCGACGCCTTCGAGCAGGAGGCGGTGGAGGAGCCGCACATCAACTACATCACCGACGACCTCGCCGCCTTCCTCGCCGACGAGGTCGGGGCCCGAGGCGGATGA